The genomic DNA ggtggagggcaTAATGCGGCGATGACGATACGCGGAGATGGACCACGCCGGGCCACGTCTCACATGCATTTGCGAAAGGGCGCCAACCACTTTTCTCTTGGACAAGTGTGTATTGGCTGACCATCGCGCAcgagcaccaccacgacaCCGAGCGCGAACGGCAGCCATGACGACGGTGAGGATGATGCCGCTCCGCTTCCCGCGTTGTCTatcttgtgtgcgtgtgttgcgCCTTCACACGGGCAGAGAAGCGCCCTCACTCCTCCCAATaggcggagagaagagagggcgagccGGAGGCGGCCTCTGCACTTACATGCCTGGGCCAGGCAAGCATACAGCCACAAGGGCCAAGGGGTACACAGACGCATGGGAGCGACTGAGacgcggagagggcgagtggacaagggagggggaggggagagaagtgCACCGGCGACACACAACGAGGGAGGCAAACAAGTTCGATCTCGATGGAGTTCCAACCGCTACGACGCTCACgggcacgcatacacacatacacacacacatacgcaaaCCTCGCGCATCTCTCTGCGAGCCGATctctcccgcctctctcccttcctccttaAAAGTGAAGAGTTCCTGCCCTCGCCAGGGTGAGGTCAgtgagggaaagagagggagagacagagaaggagggaggcggggggggtgaggCGCTTTATCGGGGTTGATGGGCTCCATTCTCCATCTCTTTCAAGCCTGTGATGGGTAGTGCCACCAAACGTGTTGGGCATGGCCACGTAGGCagtggagagaggaggcaatGAAGAGAGCGCGCAAGTGAGCGAGAGTTCGTCGTTCGGGACCCCCTGCCCAGTACGCGCCCCCTCTTCACCACGGGATGTCCTCGTGTGCTGCTCCTCGAGCCCGTCTCACCCTCCAGAGCAGGAAATCAACGAGGACAgcatcgcacacacacacacctacaaTACACTCGCCCATCACGTGTAGCGCGTATAAGCAGTGCATGTTTTATCTATGCTGGCGAGGAGTTCAGTAGGAGGAAGGGGCCCTCCGCCCACGTGCCTCGCTCTCTTGCTTGCCCCCTCTATTTTCATTTTCTGTTCCCTTGTGTGCAtgccggtgcgcacgcttATCTGGCATGGCCATCCCGGGTGCGGTCGGCCCACAGCTTCGCATACTCGTAACTGGTCGACGCCAAGACACCGTCCACAACACACGCGTTcacgctcagcagcagcccgctGTAGAAGCCGCGGAAGCCGCGCctgcggtgcagctgccgagTCACGGACCACAGCGTAGCTCCGGGGGTCACCTGCAGATTTGTTCGCACCACCAGATAGGGATTGAAGAGCACCGCGGTAGCCGCGCTCGTCGTGACGGAGGCAGCACCGTTGATGAGGACGTTGTCGTCGGAGGAGATGCACCAGCTCGGCAGACGCCATCCACTGTCCGCTGCGTCGCCCCCTCGCTGGGACGCCTTGCTCTTCTCAGAGAGCCGCTGCAGATGCGGCCCAGAGGTGTCGTAGAGGAAGCTTTTCAGCCGACCATACATTGCCCACCATATGGCTGTCCACTGGCACCCGACGACTAGGGTTGTGCCGAAGCCGGCGAACACCGTGCGTAGGCCGCGCTCCGAGTacatgtgctgcagcgtccgCCACGAGTTCATGCGCCGCGACGGGGACGCCGTCATCTGGCGGTACGCAATTATGCTAAGTGGGATGTGCACGGAGCGACACATGACGTCGGCAACGTACCCGGAGATGGCGTCGCGCGTTGCGGTGCCGTCGATGGGAACCTGCTCGCGGCCCCACTCAAAGATGCACAGGTAGATGACCTCGCTGAGTGCACAGCCCATCGAGAGGGAGCCGATGCCCTGCAGAaggccgcgccaccgtcCTTCGTGCGCGAATATGTGAGAGAGGACGCCCCATGTAGTCATCGTgttcgctgcggcgcttgtCTGCTTCCGAGCAAGAGCTAGGTTCATCGGATGCTGAAGCGCCGTGCGGAGCGCGCACAGACCGAACGCGTAGCACAGGAAGGCACCTTGATGGAGGTCTGAGTAACTACGGTTGACGCTGGTCGTGTgctcgtgcagcggcgggtcCTCTTCCACATCATGCGTGAGAAAACCAAGTGGAGACGAGTGCGGGTGCGAGGCAGAgctgtgctgctgatgcgcttgatgggtgtgggtgtggtgATGGCTattgtggtggtggtgaggcgcgtgcacgctggtgctgccgtggGCAGCGGAGGGCTCGTAGACGGCGCCGTCTGCTTCCATCAAGGAGGACTCGGTAAGCATCTTCTCTCGTCGGGCAGTTCGTGCACTGCGGTCACGGGAGACAACGAAGATGCGTCTGCGtcccgtgtgtgcgtggcgggcGAGGAAGCGATGGCAAGCCAAGGGGGGAGGTCAAGGCGCAAtgccagcagcagagaaagTCTCTCGCGATGcaaaataataataaaaaaaAGGGTGGTGAAACAGAAATGCACACaggcgcagacacacgtCCGTCCATCAGCCAAGCGACTTCAGACCAAGGGGaggttgtggtggtggggtgctGCACAGAGAGTAGTGCTGCGGGCAGAAGAAACGATTGGAAACcggaaacacacacacacacacatatatatatatatatatatgtatacacgcacgcacgcacgcgtctACACGTCTACATCCGCAAAGAGTGGGTGGGGCAATCTACCCAGAAGGGAACAAGAATGAGTGtagcagtggtggtggcgattGCGGTCGCTGTtgaagctgctgcaacgCTTACGTCTGCTGCTGATACAGCTGTCACGCTCACAGCAGGACTCGTAAATGCCTGagagagcgtgtgtgcgcgcgtgcccgcTCCTcagcgccgatgcagcgctgcgcggaGGCTttgagaagaggaagaggagacaAGAGCGCTGGAGAGCAGACGTGCGCCGTTTATGCTGCTGCGTCACAGCGAGCTCGACGGCTGCAACGTATGCTTGTGTGTTGGTGCGTGCCCGAACAGGTtcgatgcgcgcgcgcgagggcgcagcagcagcagcagcaggagtaGCAGGAACggatgaggaggggaaggagggtggtggaggcgcgTTGGAATGAGGCGGGCGGGAGaagcacgtacacacacgcaaacgcacACGGAAGCAGCACGACAAGCTGAGGTGATGAACGGCGATGGCGGATCTAAcggcaggcggcagcgcttgcTTTTCTGTGGAGGTGCTTACAGTCAGAGCGGATATAAACAAGAGACTTcgaaagaaaaagcaaagaGCTGTTGAGGCGCATACgcgcaggcgtgcgtgtgtgtcggagGATGAGAGGAAGGGCAGCAGAGGTTGAGCAGAGGAGATGTGATGGAGCGCGTgacgggagagagagagaggggggacaCCAGCACTCGAGATTGCACGGACTTCCTCAacaaccccctccccaaagaaaaacaaaacagctACATGCGTAGATCAGCTTGTTCGACTCACTTGTTTGCGAGCTGCTGAGGCCGCGGCTGACCTCTTGCTGCGTCACTTCAGAGGAAGCACACACAAGTATCAATGCGGTCTGCATGCGGCTGGTAaaacacacgtgcacacaaacCTGGGACACGGGTGTATCCCCCGCTTCGTCAGGTAGCGCAGCTCTCTCCCACTTCTCTCTTCAcacgcgcttgtgtgtgtgcgtgtggctgttctatcgctgcagctgccatCATTGCCACGGGAACCGTCGTTGATGTCCTTTGCGTGGTGTGCTGCTTCGCTTATGGCGCTTTAGCGCTCGCACTGCCACGGCCACATCCATCCGTGCACATCCCCTGACAGGGACCGATAGACGTTGCTCCACAAGCGACGCTGCAAAACAACACGTAAGGGCCGTAGCCAAgccgcgcgcagccgctaagagggcgcacgcacagaacCGACCAT from Leishmania infantum JPCM5 genome chromosome 10 includes the following:
- a CDS encoding putative carrier protein, whose product is MLTESSLMEADGAVYEPSAAHGSTSVHAPHHHHNSHHHTHTHQAHQQHSSASHPHSSPLGFLTHDVEEDPPLHEHTTSVNRSYSDLHQGAFLCYAFGLCALRTALQHPMNLALARKQTSAAANTMTTWGVLSHIFAHEGRWRGLLQGIGSLSMGCALSEVIYLCIFEWGREQVPIDGTATRDAISGYVADVMCRSVHIPLSIIAYRQMTASPSRRMNSWRTLQHMYSERGLRTVFAGFGTTLVVGCQWTAIWWAMYGRLKSFLYDTSGPHLQRLSEKSKASQRGGDAADSGWRLPSWCISSDDNVLINGAASVTTSAATAVLFNPYLVVRTNLQVTPGATLWSVTRQLHRRRGFRGFYSGLLLSVNACVVDGVLASTSYEYAKLWADRTRDGHAR